The DNA sequence GCTGGGATCTTCATGATCTGCTCATGACAGGTTTCAAGGGTGCGGAAGGTAAAGTAGAGGCGAAGCCTGCCAAGCATTTCCGCAGTGCTCTTGGTCAGATAGTGAACTTTTTTTATACCCTTCAGGGAGAAGCAGCGGGAGCGCAGGCATTTTCCAGTTTTGACACGCTGTTGGCACCCTTTATCAAATATGATGGGCTCAGTTATCCAGAAGTCAAGCAGGCGACCCAGGAATTCGTTTTCAATATCAATGTACCCACCAGGGTTGGTTTTCAAACCCCGTTCACAAATGTGACCATGGATCTTGAATGCCCGAAGATGTACAGAGATGAAGCTGTGATCATCGGTGGAAAAGTGATGGATGAAACCTACAGTGAATTTCAAAATGAAATGAATATGATCAATAAAGCTTTTCTGGAAGTGATGACTGCCGGTGATGCAAAGGGTAGAGTGTTCACTTTCCCGATTCCCACATATAATATAACTAAAGAATTTAATTGGGATAACCGGATGCTGGATTATCTCTGGGAAGCTACTGCCAAATACGGAATTCCCTATTTTTCAAATTTTATCAATAGTGAATTAAGTCCAGATGATAGTCGATCAATGTGCTGTCGTCTGCGTTTGGATACACGCAAACTGGAAGTAAGAGGTGGCGGACTTTTTGGAGCCAATCCTTTGACGGGTTCAATTGGCGTGGTCACTATTAATATGCCCAGGATTGCTTATCTTGCCGAAGATGAAACGGATTTTATCAATCGATTGGAAAAGATCATGATCATGGCAAAAGAAAGCCTGGAAATAAAGCGCAAGGTTTTGGAACAATACACTGAAATGAATCTGTATCCCTATACAAAATTCTATCTGAGAGGAATAAAGGAACGCACTGAACACTATTGGAAAAATCATTTTTCTACAATAGGATTGATTGGAATGAATGAAGCGTGTTTAAATTTACTGGGTACTGATTTAGGTTCAGAGAAAGGTAAAAGCTTTACTGAAAGCACAATGGATTTCATGCGTACCAAGCTGACAGAATTTCAGGAAGAGACCGGGAATTTTTATAATCTGGAAGCTACTCCTGCAGAAG is a window from the Candidatus Stygibacter australis genome containing:
- a CDS encoding ribonucleoside triphosphate reductase; protein product: MFKYIRKRDNKLVKFEPEKITQALIKAGDASGEFGIDQAKRLTMQVLNLAYQIIGERIPSVEELQDMVEEVLIFSTFKRTAKAYIIYRDQHTKIREIVSNADINIIDQYLDKLDWQVNENSNMAYSLQGLNNYIASEISKNYWLNKIYPPEIRKGHATGDMHVHDLGLLSVYCVGWDLHDLLMTGFKGAEGKVEAKPAKHFRSALGQIVNFFYTLQGEAAGAQAFSSFDTLLAPFIKYDGLSYPEVKQATQEFVFNINVPTRVGFQTPFTNVTMDLECPKMYRDEAVIIGGKVMDETYSEFQNEMNMINKAFLEVMTAGDAKGRVFTFPIPTYNITKEFNWDNRMLDYLWEATAKYGIPYFSNFINSELSPDDSRSMCCRLRLDTRKLEVRGGGLFGANPLTGSIGVVTINMPRIAYLAEDETDFINRLEKIMIMAKESLEIKRKVLEQYTEMNLYPYTKFYLRGIKERTEHYWKNHFSTIGLIGMNEACLNLLGTDLGSEKGKSFTESTMDFMRTKLTEFQEETGNFYNLEATPAEGTTYRLAQLDKARYSDIIVADEKEYREGGEPFYTNSTQLPVYYSDDLFEVLDQQDSIQTKYTGGTVLHLFTGERIDDPEMVKVLVKRICENYHLPYFTFSPTFSICPEHGYLLGEQYKCPECNQVTEVYSRVVGYLRPVQQWNKGKKMEFKLRKTFKVAN